The following proteins are co-located in the Polymorphospora rubra genome:
- a CDS encoding SDR family oxidoreductase, giving the protein MTGRTVLVTGASGVVGTAVLPELADYDVIAGVFRRLPTGSGRAVRLDLHAPSLGLDRRAYRELCAEVDVVINSAAIVNFSADQAEVDRLNIEGLGRVIEFAAEADALVMQVSTAYVARHGKAGGGERRGTEKASARTDEYVASKYLGEVMVRDSGLDHVIVRPAIVIGDSVTGVIRQNQAVHTLAEYLLTGRLPFIPAHPGTYFDLVPQDLVAKGIRAVLDADLRAGEFWLTAGPAGVPVERYLELVTETGRECGLDVPAARVADPSIVDRLVRPAFADVLPAEDLARLDSVVAVCGLVIIPELLPTSFGALPGGPAALTPAQVEEAWRCSIRELIRGLQK; this is encoded by the coding sequence ATGACCGGCCGTACGGTGCTGGTCACCGGCGCGAGCGGGGTCGTCGGGACCGCGGTGCTGCCCGAGTTGGCCGACTACGACGTGATCGCCGGGGTGTTCCGGCGGCTGCCGACCGGTTCGGGCCGGGCGGTCCGGCTCGACCTGCACGCCCCGTCGCTCGGGCTGGACCGGCGTGCCTACCGGGAACTCTGCGCCGAGGTCGACGTCGTGATCAACTCGGCGGCGATCGTGAACTTCTCCGCCGACCAGGCGGAGGTCGACCGGCTCAACATCGAGGGCCTGGGCCGGGTGATCGAGTTCGCCGCCGAGGCGGACGCCCTGGTGATGCAGGTGAGCACGGCCTACGTGGCCCGGCACGGAAAGGCCGGCGGCGGCGAGCGCCGGGGCACCGAGAAGGCGTCGGCACGGACCGACGAGTACGTGGCCTCGAAATACCTCGGCGAGGTGATGGTCCGCGACAGCGGCCTCGACCACGTCATCGTCCGGCCGGCGATCGTCATCGGCGATTCGGTGACGGGGGTGATCCGGCAGAACCAGGCGGTGCACACGCTGGCGGAATACCTGCTGACGGGGCGGCTGCCGTTCATCCCGGCGCACCCGGGTACGTATTTCGATCTGGTTCCGCAGGATCTGGTCGCCAAGGGCATCCGCGCGGTGCTCGACGCGGACCTGCGCGCCGGCGAGTTCTGGTTGACGGCCGGTCCCGCCGGGGTGCCGGTCGAGCGCTACCTCGAACTGGTCACCGAGACCGGCCGGGAGTGCGGGCTGGACGTCCCGGCCGCCCGGGTCGCCGATCCGTCGATCGTGGACCGGCTGGTCCGGCCCGCGTTCGCGGACGTGTTGCCGGCGGAGGACCTGGCCCGGTTGGACTCGGTGGTGGCGGTCTGCGGGCTGGTCATCATCCCGGAGCTGTTGCCGACGTCCTTCGGCGCGCTGCCCGGCGGTCCGGCGGCGTTGACGCCCGCCCAGGTCGAGGAGGCCTGGCGATGCTCGATCCGCGAGCTGATCCGCGGCCTGCAAAAATGA
- a CDS encoding type II toxin-antitoxin system RatA family toxin produces MECSVVVHALLPGADAQRTFDRLADFGAYPEFTDAVRTVAVTTLSPTQVESAWEVNFRKGILVWTERDDIDPVARRIDFAQTKGDFSVFTGSWLVVEEDDVVRVEFASRFDLGIASLASLIDPVACAALRDAVGDILRGLFGADIEIDAVEAAPVAV; encoded by the coding sequence ATGGAGTGCTCGGTCGTCGTGCACGCGCTGCTACCCGGCGCCGACGCCCAACGGACGTTCGACCGGCTCGCCGATTTCGGCGCGTACCCGGAGTTCACCGATGCCGTGCGGACGGTCGCGGTCACCACACTCTCCCCGACCCAGGTCGAGTCGGCGTGGGAGGTCAACTTCCGCAAGGGCATCCTGGTCTGGACCGAGCGCGACGACATCGACCCGGTGGCGCGGCGGATCGACTTCGCGCAGACCAAGGGCGACTTCTCGGTCTTCACCGGCTCCTGGCTGGTGGTCGAGGAGGACGACGTGGTCCGGGTGGAGTTCGCCAGCCGGTTCGATCTCGGCATCGCGTCGTTGGCCAGCCTGATCGACCCGGTGGCCTGCGCGGCGCTGCGGGACGCGGTCGGTGACATCCTGCGTGGCCTGTTCGGCGCGGACATCGAGATCGACGCGGTCGAGGCGGCCCCGGTCGCCGTATAG